A region of Salvia splendens isolate huo1 chromosome 17, SspV2, whole genome shotgun sequence DNA encodes the following proteins:
- the LOC121773998 gene encoding uncharacterized protein LOC121773998 — protein sequence MDWFRRITVVYLTKPGVHSHEGFHETAASHHYAVETLHKIRHFLREQDMSGRPDLFTISRMVEDGLQICGEAETMDHRPSQRSELDLDMPVRQKAKRRGKKKVGGESSSSRMDTQLVDDSDDDFVAPPPPRSAVRGRHSVSHTGGT from the exons TGGTGTACCTAACAAAACCTGGGGTGCATTCTCATGAGGGCTTCCATGAAACGGCGGCCTCTCATCACTACGCG gtggagacccTTCACAAAATACGCCACTTTCTTAGGGAGCAAGACATGTCAGGACGGCCGGATTTATTCACCATTTCGAGAATGGTTGAAGATGGCCTCCAGATATGTGGGGAAGCTGAGACGATGGACCACCGTCCTTCACAGCGCTCTGAGCTGGACCTTGACATGCCCGTGCGGCAAAAAGCGAAGCGGCGTGGAAAGAAGAAAGTTGGTGGAGAGTCGTCATcatcaaggatggatactcagttggttgATGATTCTGATGACGATTTTGtggctccacctccaccaagatctgccgTGCGGGGTCGTCACTCAGTCAGCCACACGGGTGGTACATGA